Proteins encoded by one window of Paenibacillus urinalis:
- the dnaA gene encoding chromosomal replication initiator protein DnaA: MDSHTSELWQQILSIIQTKLSKPSYDTWFKATKAIKLNDQSIVISAPTTFAVEWLESRYTKLVGSTVYELLGKQVDVKFVIEEHKTAEPDPQQVVTPPPVPQEEAMAHMLNPKYTFDTFVIGPGNRFAHAASLAVAEAPAKAYNPLFLYGGVGLGKTHLMHAIGHYILEHNPSSKVVYLSSEKFTNEFINSIRDNRGENFRNKYRNVDILLIDDIQFLAGKESTQEEFFHTFNALHEEHKQIIISSDRPPKEIPTLEERLRSRFEWGLITDIQPPDLETRIAILRKKAKAENLDIPNEAMMYIANQIDTNIRELEGALIRVVAYSSLTNQDVTTHLAAEALKDIIPSSRPKIITIQDIQQRVGEYYNLKLEDFKARKRTKAVAFPRQIAMYLSRELTDFSLPKIGEAFGGRDHTTVIHAHEKITQSIKNDQELFKVINNLIEKIKNPT; encoded by the coding sequence GTGGACAGCCATACTTCCGAACTATGGCAGCAAATACTATCAATAATTCAAACCAAGCTTAGCAAACCCAGCTATGACACCTGGTTTAAGGCGACCAAAGCCATTAAGCTGAATGATCAGTCTATCGTCATATCAGCGCCCACTACGTTCGCTGTAGAGTGGCTGGAGAGCCGCTATACGAAACTTGTCGGTTCAACCGTTTATGAACTGCTCGGAAAACAAGTGGACGTTAAGTTTGTCATAGAAGAACACAAGACGGCTGAGCCGGATCCGCAGCAAGTGGTCACGCCTCCTCCAGTACCACAAGAAGAGGCTATGGCACATATGCTTAATCCGAAGTACACTTTTGACACGTTTGTCATCGGCCCGGGCAACAGATTTGCACATGCAGCATCGCTTGCTGTTGCAGAAGCCCCTGCCAAAGCGTACAATCCGCTCTTCTTATATGGAGGAGTTGGACTCGGCAAGACACACCTCATGCATGCCATAGGGCACTACATTTTGGAGCATAACCCCAGCAGTAAGGTCGTTTACCTCTCATCGGAGAAATTCACGAATGAATTCATTAATTCCATCCGGGATAACCGTGGTGAGAATTTTCGCAATAAATATCGCAATGTCGACATTTTGCTGATTGATGATATTCAATTTTTGGCCGGTAAGGAATCGACACAGGAAGAGTTCTTCCATACCTTTAATGCACTGCATGAAGAGCACAAGCAGATCATTATCTCAAGTGACCGGCCGCCGAAGGAAATTCCGACGCTTGAGGAACGGCTGCGCTCCAGGTTTGAATGGGGACTGATAACCGATATCCAGCCTCCGGATCTTGAGACGCGAATCGCCATTCTTCGCAAGAAGGCCAAGGCAGAGAATCTCGATATTCCGAATGAAGCAATGATGTATATTGCCAATCAGATCGATACGAACATCAGAGAACTTGAAGGGGCCCTTATTCGTGTGGTAGCATACTCGTCTCTGACCAATCAGGACGTTACAACACATCTGGCGGCAGAAGCACTTAAGGATATCATTCCATCAAGCCGTCCGAAGATTATTACCATTCAGGATATTCAGCAGAGGGTTGGCGAATATTACAATCTGAAGCTTGAAGATTTCAAGGCTAGAAAAAGAACCAAAGCGGTGGCCTTCCCAAGGCAGATTGCAATGTATCTATCTCGAGAGTTGACTGACTTTTCCTTGCCTAAGATTGGAGAAGCATTCGGGGGACGGGATCATACAACCGTCATTCACGCGCATGAGAAAATAACACAATCGATTAAGAACGATCAGGAACTGTTCAAAGTTATCAACAATCTAATCGAGAAAATCAAAAACCCAACTTAA